The proteins below are encoded in one region of uncultured Eubacteriales bacterium:
- a CDS encoding exported hypothetical protein (Evidence 5 : No homology to any previously reported sequences) encodes MKVHCQKFIAVLLVVVLSVPVFMAPASAAYVYSPSVSDGNAFRLSVVDTLSSYAKVLGYDVDFSGFFTFSFSPDGVVTRAQLKSARDQYNSVYSQWLRNYGLAGALISALIGKNEAYISPDPVNGIERLRIRGTNNWVFDDYGRFPYRVVSSTGDVPATSGSTPATVPDTSTTGTNKWVKYTYFPPSGVSLYMSSKTALDTAAMQLKNRGEDCSVIKTGGYYVIAKQALSGTSFWCDKDGRPYVASPEPSVTNNDFNIIVDNSKNNSDNVTVEDMKVIDTQNNQMTLLNEFGDKITYNIDSLYWDASTSSYVANTYNYDITNNTYNYYTWNITYNITNTYINYIGSNSAYEQEEYKYYYELPDGRSSEDLTVDEVGALSFQFADVKNYARSATDTSLRALYHFDGNVEDSGYFSTQTAFNWTSGASITYMDSSSFNGALYLDETAHKFDISLPSNIGSGDFSLQFRHYQASQPDTLTNIENTLSIGGNVVLRWDERNFYWGASGSTVAAVVPIGSWAEIALIRNNGVLYLYINGLKVTSSANTVGYSGSIAFNFGSTSRAYTMLDELRFVNFAVATAGVSYQCATVPYDTNLVLVLPDSAFPIADEYFEVTYPTDAFGKIDLAQGAQADFPTTYVQSFDGYSIFMPGNSIAKIVPSDVPDGTNYYVNVVFQDGSVSALPFKLFFTGGYMQIYTGSKWAPNNLVTVGSFDWGSIEVVGSYDNYFNVWVRVSSGKSVGVSAMCVIKGTPATAETFAVKKVSCVYSSDDIKPNTAAVQSSIPVTGYTVGGVRPTFPERGNVWFPVESSRITGCYIYDGSMWRVSGCRYYTGSRWIPIYAFDIYTLADCWDVADAIEVTPPITSESGFWNWWKTEWTSFRAWLKEAFAGLSGGSGGGDTIVIPPDSTSFPNIPGEDGEENEEGWSIFDIVKNVVDALWKLLTGVFKVIFGGVAGFFFDLVLHINDFFDAFKGDTGVFGFAKYGGANIWD; translated from the coding sequence TTGAAAGTACACTGTCAAAAATTCATCGCTGTTCTTTTGGTCGTTGTGCTTTCGGTTCCTGTCTTTATGGCTCCTGCGTCGGCAGCTTATGTGTATAGCCCTAGTGTCTCCGATGGCAATGCGTTTCGGCTTTCTGTCGTTGATACTTTGAGTAGTTACGCTAAAGTCCTTGGTTATGATGTTGATTTTTCGGGTTTCTTCACGTTTAGTTTTAGTCCTGATGGTGTTGTGACTCGTGCTCAATTGAAAAGCGCTCGTGACCAATATAATAGTGTTTATAGCCAATGGTTACGCAATTATGGTTTGGCTGGTGCTCTTATTAGTGCTTTGATTGGTAAAAATGAAGCGTATATATCCCCGGACCCTGTTAATGGTATTGAGCGCTTGCGTATTCGGGGAACTAATAATTGGGTTTTTGATGATTACGGTCGGTTCCCTTATCGTGTTGTTTCATCTACTGGCGATGTTCCTGCAACATCTGGGTCTACTCCTGCTACGGTTCCCGACACTTCTACTACTGGAACAAACAAATGGGTAAAGTACACCTATTTCCCTCCCTCTGGCGTTTCTCTCTATATGTCTTCTAAAACTGCCCTTGATACAGCCGCTATGCAGTTAAAAAACCGTGGTGAGGATTGTTCCGTTATTAAAACGGGCGGTTACTACGTCATAGCGAAACAGGCTCTTAGCGGTACGTCCTTTTGGTGTGATAAAGATGGTCGGCCCTATGTTGCGTCCCCTGAGCCCTCCGTAACTAATAATGATTTTAATATTATCGTTGACAATAGTAAAAACAATTCGGATAACGTCACTGTCGAGGACATGAAGGTTATTGACACTCAGAACAACCAAATGACCCTTTTAAATGAATTCGGTGACAAGATTACCTATAACATAGATTCCCTTTATTGGGATGCAAGTACGTCAAGCTACGTTGCGAATACCTACAATTACGATATTACCAATAACACGTACAACTATTATACGTGGAATATCACTTACAATATCACGAATACCTACATCAACTATATTGGCTCCAATTCCGCTTATGAACAGGAAGAATATAAGTACTATTATGAACTTCCTGACGGGCGTTCCTCTGAGGACTTGACAGTCGATGAAGTTGGCGCCCTTTCTTTCCAGTTTGCAGACGTGAAAAACTACGCTCGTTCCGCTACAGATACTTCCCTCCGGGCCTTGTATCATTTTGACGGTAATGTGGAGGATAGCGGCTACTTCTCCACTCAGACTGCGTTTAACTGGACAAGCGGTGCAAGTATCACATATATGGATAGCTCCAGTTTTAACGGCGCTCTTTACTTAGATGAAACGGCCCATAAATTTGATATCTCGCTCCCTTCTAATATTGGCTCTGGGGACTTCTCATTGCAGTTCCGTCATTATCAAGCGTCTCAGCCTGACACCCTTACTAACATTGAGAATACACTCTCAATTGGCGGTAACGTCGTGCTCCGCTGGGATGAACGTAATTTCTATTGGGGTGCTAGCGGCTCTACGGTTGCCGCTGTAGTCCCTATTGGTAGCTGGGCCGAAATAGCTCTTATCCGCAATAACGGTGTTCTCTATCTTTATATTAATGGCCTGAAAGTGACCAGTAGTGCAAATACCGTTGGTTACTCTGGCTCTATCGCTTTCAATTTTGGTTCTACTTCCCGAGCTTATACCATGCTGGATGAATTGCGTTTTGTCAACTTCGCCGTTGCAACGGCTGGCGTAAGTTATCAGTGTGCAACGGTTCCCTATGACACCAACCTTGTGCTAGTGCTCCCTGACAGCGCTTTTCCCATTGCAGACGAGTATTTCGAGGTAACCTATCCCACTGATGCTTTCGGCAAAATCGACCTTGCGCAAGGTGCGCAAGCTGATTTTCCTACAACTTATGTTCAGTCTTTTGATGGCTATTCTATATTTATGCCGGGTAATTCTATTGCGAAAATAGTTCCGTCTGACGTTCCCGATGGTACTAATTATTACGTAAATGTCGTTTTTCAAGATGGTTCTGTTTCTGCTCTCCCGTTTAAGCTGTTTTTTACTGGCGGCTATATGCAAATTTATACTGGTTCAAAGTGGGCTCCTAATAATCTTGTAACTGTTGGCTCCTTTGATTGGGGCAGTATTGAAGTCGTTGGCTCTTATGATAATTATTTCAATGTTTGGGTTCGGGTTTCTTCTGGTAAATCGGTTGGAGTTTCTGCGATGTGCGTCATAAAGGGTACTCCCGCAACTGCCGAAACCTTTGCCGTGAAAAAAGTCTCCTGTGTTTACTCCTCTGATGATATCAAGCCCAACACTGCCGCCGTTCAATCTTCAATCCCTGTCACGGGCTATACTGTGGGTGGCGTTCGTCCCACTTTCCCGGAGCGTGGAAACGTCTGGTTTCCGGTGGAGTCCAGCCGTATTACTGGTTGTTACATCTATGACGGCTCTATGTGGCGTGTGTCTGGCTGTCGTTACTATACGGGCTCTCGGTGGATTCCCATTTATGCCTTTGATATATATACCCTCGCTGACTGCTGGGACGTTGCGGACGCTATAGAGGTTACTCCCCCAATTACCAGTGAAAGCGGCTTTTGGAACTGGTGGAAAACAGAATGGACAAGCTTTCGTGCATGGCTCAAAGAAGCTTTTGCGGGTCTTTCTGGCGGCTCTGGCGGCGGCGATACCATTGTTATCCCTCCCGATAGTACTTCTTTCCCTAATATTCCCGGCGAGGATGGAGAGGAGAATGAAGAGGGCTGGTCTATCTTCGACATTGTAAAGAATGTTGTTGATGCCCTTTGGAAGCTTTTAACTGGTGTGTTTAAAGTTATCTTTGGCGGTGTAGCTGGGTTTTTCTTCGACTTAGTTTTGCATATCAATGATTTCTTTGATGCTTTCAAGGGTGACACTGGTGTGTTCGGATTTGCAAAATACGGGGGTGCTAACATATGGGATTGA
- a CDS encoding hypothetical protein (Evidence 5 : No homology to any previously reported sequences), whose translation MTNIIVFIANGYAIMVWLVLLLVL comes from the coding sequence GTGACCAATATAATAGTGTTTATAGCCAATGGTTACGCAATTATGGTTTGGCTGGTGCTCTTATTAGTGCTTTGA
- a CDS encoding hypothetical protein (Evidence 5 : No homology to any previously reported sequences), with product MAINTIILVTSAFQLSTSHNTIRTKTKREETRKINIITKDFSVTTQSINDRKPKRIAIGDTRAIHISCRRRSHKDRNRKHNDQKNSDEFLTVYFQ from the coding sequence TTGGCTATAAACACTATTATATTGGTCACGAGCGCTTTTCAATTGAGCACGAGTCACAACACCATCAGGACTAAAACTAAACGTGAAGAAACCCGAAAAATCAACATCATAACCAAGGACTTTAGCGTAACTACTCAAAGTATCAACGACAGAAAGCCGAAACGCATTGCCATCGGAGACACTAGGGCTATACACATAAGCTGCCGACGCAGGAGCCATAAAGACAGGAACCGAAAGCACAACGACCAAAAGAACAGCGATGAATTTTTGACAGTGTACTTTCAATGA
- a CDS encoding hypothetical protein (Evidence 5 : No homology to any previously reported sequences) has translation MSDSLQAPVEWWQDAPDDNYWGRTYKISIYDPRHIFHKPPPLSLLTPRVDTVTNARVKRYLSKDVLQVANDDIFPTGDYEATNGKKKRAYDVSKPGQAEDKERSLEESKRRAKSKVQDISLCNRFTYMFTWTLNGELIDRYNSEEVYKKVRAFLSNMSQRKAFRYVCIPEYHEKKEGEEVPAIHMHGLCSLGDVQIAPSIRANGTQRKTTKGQLIYNMLDWPWGFSTVVPLDENYERAVGYVTKYITKAQSKIFGKWYLSSRSLKKSPDIIPLERMSYEECKDETKLENGEQKEVNVYLDVMILTEEFSRADVLCGTG, from the coding sequence TTGTCTGATTCTCTGCAAGCTCCCGTTGAGTGGTGGCAGGATGCCCCGGATGATAACTATTGGGGGCGCACTTATAAGATTAGCATTTATGACCCACGGCATATCTTCCATAAGCCGCCCCCCCTCTCTCTCTTAACCCCCCGTGTTGATACGGTTACGAATGCCCGTGTAAAGCGCTATCTGTCCAAGGACGTTTTGCAAGTCGCAAATGATGATATTTTCCCCACTGGTGACTATGAAGCCACCAATGGCAAAAAGAAACGGGCCTATGACGTTTCTAAGCCGGGGCAAGCTGAGGATAAAGAACGGAGCCTTGAAGAATCTAAGCGCCGTGCAAAAAGTAAGGTTCAAGATATTTCCCTCTGTAACCGCTTTACCTATATGTTTACATGGACGCTCAATGGAGAGCTTATAGATCGTTACAACTCTGAGGAGGTCTATAAAAAAGTCCGTGCTTTTCTCTCGAATATGTCCCAGCGTAAAGCATTTCGTTATGTCTGCATTCCTGAGTATCACGAAAAAAAAGAGGGAGAAGAAGTCCCGGCTATTCATATGCACGGCCTTTGCTCCCTTGGTGATGTACAGATAGCCCCCTCTATTCGTGCGAACGGTACTCAACGTAAAACCACGAAAGGTCAACTTATTTACAATATGCTGGATTGGCCTTGGGGTTTTTCGACTGTTGTTCCTCTGGATGAAAACTATGAACGTGCTGTCGGCTATGTCACAAAGTACATAACAAAAGCCCAGTCTAAAATCTTTGGTAAGTGGTATCTCTCTTCCCGTTCCCTTAAAAAGTCCCCCGATATCATTCCTTTAGAGCGCATGAGCTATGAAGAATGTAAAGATGAAACGAAACTCGAAAATGGTGAACAAAAGGAAGTTAACGTGTACTTAGATGTGATGATTTTAACGGAGGAATTTAGTCGTGCTGATGTGCTTTGTGGTACTGGATAG
- a CDS encoding hypothetical protein (Evidence 5 : No homology to any previously reported sequences), giving the protein MPTTVIGFRKTSFQTTDTKETISGYNLYLSEPIDPKNGEGNTAERIFMTSDKLISCGYAPAVGDSVKVEYNRFGKPAAIIKAKV; this is encoded by the coding sequence ATGCCTACTACTGTAATCGGATTCCGTAAAACCAGCTTTCAGACCACGGACACCAAGGAGACTATCTCTGGCTATAACCTCTATCTTTCTGAGCCTATCGACCCCAAGAATGGAGAGGGCAACACCGCCGAGCGCATTTTCATGACCTCGGACAAGCTCATTTCCTGCGGCTACGCTCCCGCTGTCGGTGATAGCGTGAAGGTGGAGTACAACCGTTTCGGTAAACCCGCCGCGATTATCAAGGCGAAAGTCTAA
- a CDS encoding conserved hypothetical protein (Evidence 4 : Homologs of previously reported genes of unknown function): MATRKGLEPSTSGVTGRRSNQLNYHATWYGVNLFVRRKCGDPFLILIKNGGNNRARTCDIMLVRHALYQLSYAPLSAALSHAAKVIILKPRPDVNTKLPSFSFLLI, from the coding sequence ATGGCGACGCGGAAGGGACTTGAACCCTCGACCTCCGGCGTGACAGGCCGGCGTTCTAACCAACTGAACTACCACGCCACATGGTATGGGGTGAATCTCTTCGTGCGCCGCAAATGCGGCGACCCATTCTTAATCTTAATTAAAAATGGTGGGAACAACAGGGCTCGAACCTGTGACATCATGCTTGTAAGGCATGCGCTCTACCAGCTGAGCTATGCTCCCCTATCGGCCGCCTTGTCACATGCGGCGAAGGTTATTATACTAAAACCCCGCCCGGATGTCAACACCAAATTACCCTCTTTTTCATTCTTGTTGATTTAA
- a CDS encoding conserved hypothetical protein (Evidence 4 : Homologs of previously reported genes of unknown function), which translates to MEKRYQVFVSSTYEDLQEERKAVMQALLELDCIPAGMELFPASSEEQWSLIKRVVDDSDYYLLILAGRYGSCNESGMGYTEMEYQYALETGKPIISFLHRTPGKISADRTEDTPEGKEKLAAFRKLTQKKLVKYWTNKDSLALAVTASIAKLPKQFPAVGWVKADQAVDNGIYKQLLDAQGEIQALRESLSRIGNQVPDIPKDLARGEDFVTLDFWYNDEDKHYSKKTSVSWNYIFQTVSPYLSEGCTADEMKRHMEAALEWDEYLFLGINLTTASIQKIRIQLIALGLIRAGGERGVWILTEYGEREMARLLAEHRILKDSTEEAVLV; encoded by the coding sequence ATGGAAAAACGGTATCAGGTATTTGTGAGCTCCACCTATGAGGATTTGCAGGAAGAGCGCAAGGCAGTCATGCAGGCGCTCCTAGAGTTAGACTGCATTCCGGCTGGGATGGAGCTTTTTCCTGCCTCAAGTGAAGAACAGTGGTCCTTGATAAAACGGGTCGTCGACGACAGCGACTACTATTTGCTGATTCTGGCCGGAAGGTACGGGTCATGCAATGAGAGCGGCATGGGGTACACGGAGATGGAGTACCAATATGCATTGGAAACGGGGAAACCCATCATTTCCTTTCTGCATAGGACGCCCGGAAAAATTAGTGCAGATAGAACTGAGGATACGCCGGAGGGAAAGGAAAAGCTTGCAGCGTTTCGAAAACTGACACAGAAGAAATTGGTCAAATATTGGACAAATAAAGACAGCCTTGCGCTGGCGGTGACCGCCAGCATAGCTAAGCTGCCCAAGCAGTTTCCTGCGGTAGGCTGGGTCAAGGCCGACCAGGCGGTAGATAACGGAATTTACAAACAGCTCCTGGATGCACAGGGAGAAATACAGGCGTTGCGTGAATCGCTTAGCCGAATCGGAAACCAAGTGCCTGATATACCGAAAGATCTAGCACGCGGTGAGGATTTTGTTACCTTAGATTTCTGGTATAACGATGAAGATAAACATTACTCAAAAAAAACTTCAGTGTCATGGAACTATATATTTCAGACAGTCAGCCCGTACCTCTCGGAAGGATGTACCGCAGATGAGATGAAACGCCACATGGAGGCCGCCTTGGAGTGGGATGAATATTTATTTTTGGGTATAAATTTGACAACAGCATCTATACAAAAAATCAGGATACAGCTGATTGCCCTTGGCCTTATTCGCGCAGGGGGAGAACGTGGAGTTTGGATTCTAACCGAGTATGGTGAGAGGGAGATGGCTCGCCTGTTAGCTGAGCATAGAATCTTGAAAGATAGCACAGAGGAGGCAGTCCTGGTATGA
- a CDS encoding conserved hypothetical protein (Evidence 4 : Homologs of previously reported genes of unknown function), translating into MPESKKALSPMAKKAPAKKAAAKESPEKKSAPRKRAVKTPEISVIVEHHNRQIGTEAIAETAKKLWALAGHDVAEVKKIELYVKQEDGAVYCVVNGEPVGRYDL; encoded by the coding sequence ATGCCAGAATCCAAAAAGGCCTTGTCCCCCATGGCCAAGAAAGCCCCCGCGAAAAAGGCCGCCGCCAAAGAGTCTCCCGAGAAGAAATCCGCCCCCCGTAAGCGCGCCGTCAAGACTCCGGAGATCAGCGTCATCGTGGAGCACCACAACCGCCAGATCGGCACGGAGGCCATTGCCGAAACCGCCAAAAAGCTGTGGGCTCTGGCGGGGCACGACGTTGCCGAGGTAAAAAAAATCGAGCTCTACGTCAAGCAGGAGGACGGAGCCGTCTACTGCGTCGTCAACGGCGAACCTGTCGGCCGGTACGATTTGTAA
- a CDS encoding conserved hypothetical protein (Evidence 4 : Homologs of previously reported genes of unknown function): MPTKEWLELYEQKRALTRCPNDLNSYFTLDMLAGRRLDRLSLGPVSLPTGRALVRDPMVYLDDEEEPYFQAVPAGEYEAVACVVVPAKGDCARYAAVRVRFSEDEAVRFEEALRGNEDLSGFGEGEYFGFNVEAGLACICDVETRDAFCAFAEGWYEAHPDGNLYDDYFARLFAKSREKAPKYQRPEGDWLNWKAPNTGLHMPLFQSGFGDGTYPVYFGYDESGKVCQLVIQFVDIEMAFGEKH; the protein is encoded by the coding sequence GTGCCTACAAAGGAATGGCTGGAGCTATATGAGCAAAAGCGGGCGCTGACCCGCTGCCCCAACGATCTCAATTCCTATTTCACCCTCGATATGCTGGCAGGGCGGCGGCTGGACCGGCTGAGTCTGGGGCCGGTGAGCCTGCCCACCGGGCGGGCGCTGGTGCGCGACCCCATGGTGTACCTGGACGACGAGGAGGAGCCCTACTTCCAGGCCGTCCCCGCGGGGGAGTACGAGGCCGTGGCCTGCGTGGTGGTTCCTGCCAAAGGGGACTGCGCCCGGTACGCCGCCGTACGGGTGCGATTTTCCGAGGACGAGGCCGTCCGCTTTGAAGAGGCGCTGCGCGGCAACGAGGATCTCTCCGGCTTTGGGGAGGGGGAGTACTTCGGCTTTAACGTGGAGGCGGGCCTCGCGTGCATCTGCGACGTGGAGACGCGGGACGCCTTCTGCGCCTTCGCCGAGGGGTGGTACGAGGCCCACCCCGACGGCAACCTCTATGACGACTACTTTGCCCGCCTCTTCGCCAAGAGCCGTGAGAAGGCCCCAAAGTACCAGCGCCCGGAGGGGGACTGGCTCAACTGGAAGGCCCCCAACACGGGCCTCCATATGCCCCTCTTTCAGAGCGGCTTCGGGGACGGGACCTACCCGGTCTACTTCGGCTATGACGAGTCGGGGAAGGTCTGCCAACTGGTGATCCAGTTTGTGGACATCGAGATGGCGTTTGGGGAGAAGCATTAA